The Fluviispira sanaruensis sequence CAAGGCGAGATAAATAGGAGTCACGCACTTTGTTGATTTCGTCTAAACGACCTGCAGAGTTATCTTCTGCTTCTTGGGCTTTTTTGCGTTCCCCTTCCGAAGCACTGATAGAAGCGGAAAGTTCTGTTTCAGCTTTGTGGAAAACAGCTTTCGATTGTTCTATGCGGCTTTCAGTTTCGTCGGCACGGCGTTGTGTTTCACGAATATCGCGTTCAACGTGATCGAGTTCACGCTTGAGTCCGCGGTGATCATCATCATTTTTCGCAGCAAACAAACGGGCAGAGCGTTCTGCTTTGCGTTCATCCAGATCATCAAGTTTTTTGTAAAGACGACGGAGTTCAGCTTCGTGAAAAATCATGTCTGTGCGTGTTTTTGCTATAATTTCTTCACTGATACGCGATTTTTTAGCGAGTTCAGAAAGTTCTTTTTGTGCAACTCGCTGATCTTGAGTGACAAGGCCAGAGTCGATATCTAAGCGATAGAGTTGTTCAATAATTTCATAATTTGGGTTCAAAGGGAATCTCCTTGTGAGACAAAATAGAGCAACTGTTTTATGTAACACATGGCAATTGTTCTTTCAATGCCTTTTGTGGCTAAAATCACAGCCCACTGACCAATCGTGCTGAAATTAAATTCGGGAGTTTACGAAGTCCAGCAACCACTTCGCTTTCAAGATCACCATCTATTCGAATAAGACTCATAGCCATTCCTCCGCGCCGATTGCGTGAAAGTTCAAACTGAGCAATATTAACATTGTTTTTTGCTAAATAGGATCCCACATCTCCAATCACACCCGGTCTATCGTGATTCTGCATAACGATCAGATCGTTATCAAGTTCAATTTCAAAAAGAAAATCATTGATTGAGCTCAAACGGGCAAATTTCCCATCATAGAGAACGGCGCCCACAGATATTTTTTCGCTCGTGCCTTTGCCATAAACTTCAAATAAAAGTTCATTTTTTGCGGAAGAGGAAGGTGTCATTTCTATCTCAAACTCAAGCCCTTTGCGCTGGAGAATCTTTTCTGCATTGACGTAGGAGACAAATTCTTCTGAGGCATGAGAAAGAAAGCCTTTAATTGCAGAAAGTTTTAAAACCTGTAAGTCTTCTTTATTGAGATTTGCTTTGACGGTCAGTTTCAATATTGCGGGTTGAAAGTCAAAGATTTGTGCACCAAAACGTGAGACTTTTTCAGATAGGACAGAGAAAACTTTGAGATCATTGGAGCCCAGTAAAGAAACATGCGGAAGATTGACTGGGTAATCGACAATTTCACCGCGCAGAGCTTTTAGCACTTGAATAGCAATGGTTTCCCCTATGCGATACTGTGCTTCGGCTGTGCTCGCACCGATATGAGGTGTCACTATGACATTGGGATGAGCTATAAGTTCTTGTAATGGCTTAGGTTCATTGTCAAATGTGTCAATGGCTGCACCAACAATATATCCCTCGTTGAGGACTTCAAGCAGGGCTCTTTCTGCAACAATGCCGCCACGAGCCGCGTTTAAAATGATCCCACCTTTGCGCATTTTCTTCAGCTCTACTAAAGAAATCATGCCTTTTGTTTCTTTATTGAGGGGCACATGGACGGAGAGAACATCGCATTCTGCGAGCAATTCTTCCAAAGTATTTTTACGCTCAGCTTGATTTTTACGGAAAACATCTTCGGAAATATAGGGATCATAAGCAATGACGCGCATGTCAAAGCCTTTGGCAAATTTTGCGACACGGTGGCCGACATTGCCAAGGCCAACGATTCCGATGGTTTTATCTCCGAGTTCAGTTCCTGAAAATTTGTGGCGATTCCAACCACCTGCGCTGGTGCTCATGTGTGCTTGAGGAATTTTACGGACAAGGGCAAGGAGTAAACCCATGGTCAACTCGGCGGCAGAATTGGTGTTTTTTCCAGGGGTGTTGACGACAAGAATGCCCATTTCTGTTGCTAAGTCGCAATCAATATTTCCATAGCCAACTGCTGCGCGGGCAACAACGCTTAATTTTTTAGCTTTGCGTAAAAGTTCAGCATCGACATCAGTTTCTGAACGACTGATGAGAACATGAGTGTCTTCGATTTCTTTTAAAATAATATCACGGGGTGCATCGGGAATATAAACAATTTTAAGTGATTCAGAGACAGCAAGCTCAGAAGGTTGATTGTTCAATAGCTTGAGAGCTATATCATGGAGTTTACCTGTAATGAGAATCTTAACTGTCTTTTCCATCTGTGTTTTTCCTATGGCTTAAGATAAATGGGAATGCAAACTCTCACCTAATTTGGAGAGTATTTTGGCAGGCGTACCATAATCCACGACTTGTCCATTGCCAAGCACAACAACGTGATCTGCATTATTTAACGTCTCTAAGCGGTGAGCAATGATTATGACAGTTTTATGAACAAAAGCTGTGTTTAGCGTTTCTTGAATGAGTTTTTCAGTTTCCATATCAACACTTGCGGTGGCTTCGTCCATAAGAATAATTTTTGCATCGCATAAAATAGCTCGAGCCATACAAATCAGTTGGCGTTGTCCAACGGAAAAATTGTGTCCTCTTTCCGTTAAAACGTAATTGAGTTTATCTGGAAGATTTTCGATATATTTTGCTAGTTGAACTTCTTTAAGAGCTTCCCACATTTGTTCGTCTGAATATTTTCCCGTTCTGTCTAAATTATATTTTAAGGTACCAGAAAATAAATGCGGTTCCTGCGGAACGATCGCAAATACTTTCCGGGCTTCATCTAGTGATATTTGAGTGATATCGATTCCATCAATTATTATTTTTCCAGAATGAAGATAGAGCATGCGAAAAAAAGCTTGGAACAAAGTACTTTTCCCTGCGCCCGTTCTCCCAATGATTCCCGTTTTTTTGCCAGCTGCAAATTTTAAAGATAAATTTTTTAAGACAATAGGTAAATCTTTACGATAAGAAGCTTGAATATTTTCAATAATAATTTCACCAAACTTTGGCCAATCTGTTTTCATTAGCTTGGGATCATGTGAATAATGAATGTGTTCACTGGGAAGATTTTTATATTCGATTACTCTTTCCACTGAAACCATTTTGGATTCAATCATGGATAAACTGCGTGTTAACCATTGCATGGTGGCATCGAGACCGATCGTGAGACTCATTAAAAAACCAGCTTCACCCACTCCAATTTTATTATTTGCAACTAAAATAACAGCTATTAAAGTTACAGCTAAGCCAAAGAATTCTGAAATAATTTTGAGGCGTAAATTGAGCCAACGCAATATTCTGCTTTGTAGTAGAACTGATTTTGCATAATCATGAGACAACAGAATAAGTCTGTCATAAAAAATTTTGCTTTTACCATATGCCCGGATGGTTTGAAAACCTACGACTGTTTCCGTAAATAAACTCCAAATGGGCGTTTCAAGGATTTTCGTATAGCGTTGAATTTCGCGAGAAGCAGTTTTAAACAAAACTTGCACGGAATAATAAAAAAATATACATGGTAAAACGGCAATGATAGCAACAGGTGCTTGAAAAATAACAATAACGGATACAATTAGAAGTTCAATAATAGAACAGATAATATCAGAAAAAATATTAGGAATTTCATCTTTTATTTGGATATAATCGCCGCTAAAACGACGGATCAATCTTCCTGTTGGATTTTCATCTAAAAAAGTAACGCGAACATTGGAAAAACTTTCTACCATTTGATTGTGTAAAACTCGTGCACCGTTGGCTAAAAAGCCTATTAGAACAATCCAACTTATGGCGCGCAAGAGAATTGCAGCGAGACAAAATAAGAAAAAGAAAAGAGAAATTCGATAGGCATCAGCGTTTTGTAACCATAAACGTATTACATTTTTGAGTTGATTCTCATCCCCGCATATAATGGTATTGCAATCATTGGCCCAAAGGGAAACAAGGTAACGAAAGCCACTCTCACTTAAACTCGTTAATACAAGTAAAATAAGGATAATTGGCAGAAAAATTGGCAGATATTGCATTGAGTTTAAATATCTTGAATAAAGACCTAAACCAATTTTTCCTGATTGCCGTTCTTCCTGCGTGATGAAACTAATTTTTTCGGTCATGCTCATTTAATCCTGAAATAAATTGATTGAGTCTTGATTTGTTATTTGCTTTAAGAGTTTCAAAACTGCCAAATTCTGTGATGCTCCCACCGTCTAAAAATAAAATATTATCAGTGTATTTTAAATATTCTAAACGATGGGTGGACCAAATAATAGTTTTCCCTTTGCCCCAATCACCTCGAAAAATATTGTGTGCAAGAGTTTTTTCTGTTTTAACATCAACAGCACTCAATGGATCATCTAAAAATATAAGAGAAGAATTGGCAAATGAGCTGCGCGATAAACTGATTCTTTGTTTTTGTCCACCCGATAAATTAACACCTCTTTCGCCGATTTCTGTATCCATACCATGGGAAAATTCATTTAAATCTGTATGAAAACTTGCAGCATAAATCGAATTCATGATTGCATTGTCGCTATCATAGTATTCATTTTGATATTTATATTTAAGTGGAATATTTTCACGGATAGAACTGCTTATAATAAATGCCTCTTGCGGGACATAGCTTTGGATAGCGCGCAGTAGTGCTAAACCAAGAGAGGTGTGAACATTACCCGAAAGAGAATTTATCTTATAATTTTTATCATTGAAATATAATTTAAAATGAACATCTCCATGTGTTGGTGTGATATCTCCCATCATAATTTGTATTAGAAGTGACTTGCCACTGGCGACGGGGCCGATAATGGCTAAGGTTTTTTTTGCTGGGATTTCAACGCTGATATTATTTAAAACATAAGGTTCACTTTTTGAAAATCGTAAAGATATATTATTGAGAGAGAATGAAATAGATATTTCGGAATTTAATTTATTATGAATAATTTTATCGATAATTTCTTTTTCTTCTGGATTATAGTTATTATTTTTTTCCTCTAAAAACTCTTCTTCTTGGATACGCGCGACATAAAATAATTTTAATCTCCGCGACGCGACAATAGCTTGTGACCAAGCATTGACAAACCAAGGAAGGGGGGTAATTTGTTGTCCTAAAATACTTGATAGCCAAATGGCGGCAAATAATGTTGATGCACTTCTATCGCCATTATAAAAGACAATACCTGCAAATATCCCACTGCTAACGACCATCCACCAATTGAGGGTTAAGGCAAAAGCGAAGCAATACTTAAAAGTAATTTTTAGATCTTGTAAAAATTCGGAAAGTGTGGCCTCGTGAATTTCATTTTTAAAATATTTTCCCCAGCCAAAGTAACGAACTAAGCGCATCCCCTGAATCCATTCCGTAATCAATTGTAAACGTTTATCACCTCTTTTCATCATTTCTGTGTGGAGAATATTGCCAATCCATGAGAAAAAAAGCGAAAGAGGAATTTGTAATGCAATTATGAAAAAACCAATCCAAGCAATCTTGCCAAGCATAGCAATCATTAAAATCATAACAAGTGCACAGGAAGCTAAGAGTACTGGAATATCGACGAGTGCATGGGCAAGGAAATTGCCTAGGAATTTTGCATCATTTTGTGCAAGATTCGTGATATCTCCTGTTTGATATTGTGTCCGATCTTTTTTGCTAATTTTTAGAAGTTGTAAATAGAGAGACTGCATGAGTTTAAATGGTATGCGCCAAGCAAGAAGCATTTCTGTTTCAATTTTCTGCGCATGTAAACTCGCAGCTAAAATTTTCAATATAAAGATTATCACTGCCAAACAAACTGTAAAAATCAGGATTTGATTTGGGGTAGATTCATGGTAAAAAAGATCTATCAATTTGAAATTTGTGGATGTTTTTTCAAAACTTCTTAAAAGTTGAATAGCAGCAAAGGCTGACAATAAAGAAGTTATAACATCTGTAATATGAATGAAAAACATAAATGAAAATTGTTTTCTTTCATATTTTATAAGAGCTTGAAAGGGGGATTTGCGTAAATCGTGCAAAGATGTATCGAAATCAGGATAATCATCTCCCTTCGCTAATGTGTTATTAATAAAGGGGACAGAATTTAAATCAGATTTATCAATTGATAGTTTAGCTAGCTTTTTCATTACGGGTGTGACATCTGAGAACGAAAACTTTTGCCACAACGTCGTTTTTTGACTATTCAAGATAGGACCTCAAATTTTTTGGGAGATTCTCTGTGAATTTATTTTTCGATTTAGAATATATCTCTTCTCTTGTTTTAAAAGTAGAGCAAGGAAAAGCCACAAATACTGAACATGCATATTTGCAAAAAGTTATTGCAGCTCAAACCGTGATAAGCGAATATCAAAAAGAGAATAATACATTCTTTCAAAAAATTTCTCAAAAATATTATATCTGGCTTTCCGCAAATTGGCAAAAGAAATTAAATAGTCAAAGAGAGAGAACAGATCATTTTTTATTAAAGAATGCTTTAGAAAAAAGCCAATTTATATCCGCTAAAAAGTCTGAATATGTTTACCAAAAACCATTAAATCATTATTCTGTTTTGTTAACTTTATCACAAATATGGAATTTCCCACTCAAAAGAGAAAAAAAAAGTATAGAACAATTTTTATTTTATTTTATTGAAAACGTTTATGGAGTTCCTCAGAAATATATTGCGCCTATTTTTCAATTAATAGAAAAAGATTGGAAACCCATTCTTTCTCCTTTAGGAATGCTTCCCAATAAAAAGTTTAGCTTGCAAGAAATTGAAGAATATTTTTTTGGCAATAAAACAATTCCAGAATTTTCCGTCCATTTGGTTCCTAAAATAGATCGCTATTTTTCTATTGTTGGCAGGGGGCATAATTGCCATCTTTTTTTACCAAAAAGGGAACATTTTGATTTATTTGAAGCCGCTTTAGTTATTCATGAATTACAACATCTATTAGATATTGATAACAAAGAAAATCTTATTTATACAAATAGAAGTGGAATTGATGAAAACCAAGTTATGCTTTACGAAAGCGTTTATTTATCTGAAAGAAATGCACTGAATGCAGAAAGGATTTTTCTTTTAGGAACAGGAGCAGCCAAGAGAGGAAGATACTGTTGGTTGGAATCCAATCTTTTTTATCCTATTCTATTATTGAAGTGTGAAATGCACAATTTACTTTATGGTGATAACAGAACAATAGATTTTTCTGAAATTTGTCAGCAACACGGTATGGAGCCTCTTCCTTTATCTGCCTTGTTTGAATGGGGAGCTCCTTTTCAATTGAGCGCATACTGTGCCGTCGCAATGGAATTAGAACAGGGTTGGCAAAAGTTTCTTCAAAATTAGAGGTTGCTTAAGCTTATGGTGATCAATAATACTGCATCCAAAGATCTAAAACTGCCATCAATGCCTGACACTGTGCGTGAATGCTTAGCTCAAATGTATAGCCTAGAAGCGGATTTGAGTAAAATGGCGAGTTTGATACAAAAAGATCCTGGCATCACTTCAAGTGTTTTAAAATTAGCAAATTCAGCAATATACGGTGCTGGAAAATCAACGAGCGATTTAAAAGTGGCGTTCACGCGAATAGGTATGACATCATTGATGCAAATTCTCGTTAAATATTCGGTAGAAAATCTGTTTAAATTTGAAACTTTTGAGTTTTTTAACATAAAAGCTTTTACCAAGCACAGCGCTTGGGTTTCGCAAGTTGCGTTTGAACTGGGTAAAATTGCGAAAAATGACAAGATTTCCGATTTATTAGTTGCGGGACTTTTTCATGATATCGGCTTACTTGTTCGTGCTATTTCAGATAAAGCGCTGATGAAAAAAATTACAGATTTATGTGTTGCTGATAAAATTGATTTTATCAGTGCTGAAAAAAAATTAAAATTAGATGGACATGAGATTCTTGGAGTTGAGCTATTGCAGTCATGGCAATTTCCTGAAGAAGTCATATTATTGGTTAAAAATCATCATACGGATGAAGCTTATCGTTCAAAAAAATTAACAAGTGAACAAAATAAATCAATTAGTATATTATGTTTATCAGATACAATTGCGCATCGTTTCGGCAATGCGTTTGTGAATTACTCCCGTGACACTCGGGTGAATGCTACTGTTTTAGATAAACTCGGAATAACAAACCAAGATGTAGGTGTTGCTGTGAAATTAGCGACTCAACATTTACAACATTATTAATTTTAAAGAGTTTTTTAGAAGCTATGAAAAAATTAATTATTTTTCTATTTCTTTTGTTACTGCCTTCTATATTTGCTGGAGTGGCTCTTTATCGTTATTATCCAGCGGATTCCAAACGATTAATTGAAATGTTAAAGGTTAAAATCGTAACTCTTTATCCACCGCTTGAAATGTATATTCATATACAAAAACCACCCATAAAAAAACCAATACCTGTCGAGAATTCACCAAAGAGAATCACTATTCCAAAAATACCAATATTTATTAACTCTGAAATTTACGAAGCCATTTGTGGCGAAGCTCCTAAAATGCGCTTATCTGATAACTTTACAGGCTGTGGTTTTTGCCCAAAATACATTACAAAAGTAACAAATGATAAAGCGTTTACATTTTTGTTTTCTTATCGAGGCTCTTTTCTGAAAAAAGGTGAAGAAGAGGCACTGATCTTTATGAAGGGTTGCAGTCGAGAAGATGAAAATGGAACAGCCATTATTGTCCGCAACGGTTATGGAGGTTGGAACCGTCAACAAATTTTTCAGAATATCTTATTTGACAGTCCTCCGCTTGAATATAAAGATGAAAATGGTCTTATTACTTACGTAGGCAAACGGACTAAAACCACTTCTATTGATATTCATTCCGAACTGATTTCACTGCGCTTTAGTAAAAATGGGATCGCTGAAAAAATTCTTTTTTCAGCAAATCTCGATACGGGAGAGCGTTGTAATGAATTATTGCAAATAGCATTTGAAGAACCAATTAAAAAAAATGCAACACAGTTTCAGGCACAAATTGAAATTTTGAGTTGTAAAAAAGGATTCCTTTCTGGAGCATATAAACTTTCATTTAACTTGGAGGAGAATGGATTCAGAGCAAATGCAGAAACAGCTAAATTGATGACACGGATTGAAAAATATGGTGAATTGCGATGAAAAAGAAATTATTTCTTTGCTTCATTATATCTTTATTTCATTCTAAAATTTATTCACAATATGTCGGCAATGATGTTGCTCCCAATATAGGAATTTCAATCAATATATTGGGGCCTATTTTTGGAATTTATTCCTTAGGGATTTCAACTTTTTTATCGAGTCAAGTGCAAATTGGTTTAACAGGTTCATATTATTCGACCCGTAATAGCGAACCACAAGCGGAAGGAAGTTTAATTGAGTATAGAATGACCTACTATTTCTCTGGCATTCAAAAAAATGGAATTACATTAGCTCTCTCAGGTGGTTTTGAGTCAATTGAAATTAAACAAGAATCTGACCAATGGAAAAAGTACGAAGATCCCATTGGTGGAGTAATTCCTGGGTACAATTGGCTCATTGGAAAAAATTTAC is a genomic window containing:
- a CDS encoding zinc ribbon domain-containing protein: MNPNYEIIEQLYRLDIDSGLVTQDQRVAQKELSELAKKSRISEEIIAKTRTDMIFHEAELRRLYKKLDDLDERKAERSARLFAAKNDDDHRGLKRELDHVERDIRETQRRADETESRIEQSKAVFHKAETELSASISASEGERKKAQEAEDNSAGRLDEINKVRDSYLSRLDDRIAQHYMRVSKITRNPNGPICRVVERACGNCRIGLSPQILNNIARGKSVEFCPNCSHVLLPQNNA
- a CDS encoding HDOD domain-containing protein — protein: MVINNTASKDLKLPSMPDTVRECLAQMYSLEADLSKMASLIQKDPGITSSVLKLANSAIYGAGKSTSDLKVAFTRIGMTSLMQILVKYSVENLFKFETFEFFNIKAFTKHSAWVSQVAFELGKIAKNDKISDLLVAGLFHDIGLLVRAISDKALMKKITDLCVADKIDFISAEKKLKLDGHEILGVELLQSWQFPEEVILLVKNHHTDEAYRSKKLTSEQNKSISILCLSDTIAHRFGNAFVNYSRDTRVNATVLDKLGITNQDVGVAVKLATQHLQHY
- a CDS encoding ATP-binding cassette domain-containing protein; this translates as MNSQKTTLWQKFSFSDVTPVMKKLAKLSIDKSDLNSVPFINNTLAKGDDYPDFDTSLHDLRKSPFQALIKYERKQFSFMFFIHITDVITSLLSAFAAIQLLRSFEKTSTNFKLIDLFYHESTPNQILIFTVCLAVIIFILKILAASLHAQKIETEMLLAWRIPFKLMQSLYLQLLKISKKDRTQYQTGDITNLAQNDAKFLGNFLAHALVDIPVLLASCALVMILMIAMLGKIAWIGFFIIALQIPLSLFFSWIGNILHTEMMKRGDKRLQLITEWIQGMRLVRYFGWGKYFKNEIHEATLSEFLQDLKITFKYCFAFALTLNWWMVVSSGIFAGIVFYNGDRSASTLFAAIWLSSILGQQITPLPWFVNAWSQAIVASRRLKLFYVARIQEEEFLEEKNNNYNPEEKEIIDKIIHNKLNSEISISFSLNNISLRFSKSEPYVLNNISVEIPAKKTLAIIGPVASGKSLLIQIMMGDITPTHGDVHFKLYFNDKNYKINSLSGNVHTSLGLALLRAIQSYVPQEAFIISSSIRENIPLKYKYQNEYYDSDNAIMNSIYAASFHTDLNEFSHGMDTEIGERGVNLSGGQKQRISLSRSSFANSSLIFLDDPLSAVDVKTEKTLAHNIFRGDWGKGKTIIWSTHRLEYLKYTDNILFLDGGSITEFGSFETLKANNKSRLNQFISGLNEHDRKN
- the serA gene encoding phosphoglycerate dehydrogenase, with the translated sequence MEKTVKILITGKLHDIALKLLNNQPSELAVSESLKIVYIPDAPRDIILKEIEDTHVLISRSETDVDAELLRKAKKLSVVARAAVGYGNIDCDLATEMGILVVNTPGKNTNSAAELTMGLLLALVRKIPQAHMSTSAGGWNRHKFSGTELGDKTIGIVGLGNVGHRVAKFAKGFDMRVIAYDPYISEDVFRKNQAERKNTLEELLAECDVLSVHVPLNKETKGMISLVELKKMRKGGIILNAARGGIVAERALLEVLNEGYIVGAAIDTFDNEPKPLQELIAHPNVIVTPHIGASTAEAQYRIGETIAIQVLKALRGEIVDYPVNLPHVSLLGSNDLKVFSVLSEKVSRFGAQIFDFQPAILKLTVKANLNKEDLQVLKLSAIKGFLSHASEEFVSYVNAEKILQRKGLEFEIEMTPSSSAKNELLFEVYGKGTSEKISVGAVLYDGKFARLSSINDFLFEIELDNDLIVMQNHDRPGVIGDVGSYLAKNNVNIAQFELSRNRRGGMAMSLIRIDGDLESEVVAGLRKLPNLISARLVSGL
- a CDS encoding ATP-binding cassette domain-containing protein, with protein sequence MTEKISFITQEERQSGKIGLGLYSRYLNSMQYLPIFLPIILILLVLTSLSESGFRYLVSLWANDCNTIICGDENQLKNVIRLWLQNADAYRISLFFFLFCLAAILLRAISWIVLIGFLANGARVLHNQMVESFSNVRVTFLDENPTGRLIRRFSGDYIQIKDEIPNIFSDIICSIIELLIVSVIVIFQAPVAIIAVLPCIFFYYSVQVLFKTASREIQRYTKILETPIWSLFTETVVGFQTIRAYGKSKIFYDRLILLSHDYAKSVLLQSRILRWLNLRLKIISEFFGLAVTLIAVILVANNKIGVGEAGFLMSLTIGLDATMQWLTRSLSMIESKMVSVERVIEYKNLPSEHIHYSHDPKLMKTDWPKFGEIIIENIQASYRKDLPIVLKNLSLKFAAGKKTGIIGRTGAGKSTLFQAFFRMLYLHSGKIIIDGIDITQISLDEARKVFAIVPQEPHLFSGTLKYNLDRTGKYSDEQMWEALKEVQLAKYIENLPDKLNYVLTERGHNFSVGQRQLICMARAILCDAKIILMDEATASVDMETEKLIQETLNTAFVHKTVIIIAHRLETLNNADHVVVLGNGQVVDYGTPAKILSKLGESLHSHLS